Below is a genomic region from Vitis riparia cultivar Riparia Gloire de Montpellier isolate 1030 chromosome 5, EGFV_Vit.rip_1.0, whole genome shotgun sequence.
CACCGGCAACACCAAAGACAGATAATGCCAAAACTGTAGCTTCCAAAGCGTGTAATGGGTCAACTGCAACAAAAGCAGCAATGAGAGCAGTGACAGAACATCCCGTCGCTGTGATCCGTTGCATCATGGCCACCCCATTACGAGCACCAACAACTTGCCGTCCATCTGTAACAATGTCAACTGCTCCAGATACTGCAACTATGGCACCGCTTGCTTTAGCCAAGGACTTTGCACATTCCATTGCATCCACTGATTCATGAATGCTATCTACACCcttgaaaataaaactaattcacTTACTCTTGCCCGTGAAAAGAATAAAGACCAATtcaaaaagtttgaaataaataCAAGATGCCACATCTAAGACTCATAAGTTGAACATTGTGATTGGTTCATGCttgaagaaagagaaaggaTCTAACCCAATTTTAGATACTTTAAAGATGGAACTAAgggatttcttttttaaaaaaagatgtagtttaaaaaaaaaattattaaaaaagagttgtttgaaaagtaaatacaaaaacatCACACTTATGGCCACATTGGATACTACTTGTTCAGTTTTTATACCAAACTCgtctttgaaaaaatttagTTCACTTTTTACACTGAAAGTTTTATACCAAACTcgtcttttacttttttttacattaaactccttttttcaaaagacaagTCTCATGTGGAATCCAATTTGGTACATACTACAGtagttttagaatattttttatagaaaagttttttttaattactctACTTGTGCAACACAAACCTGGGAACTATATGGACACTGCATAATCAAGATTTTAcgaataaataattaattaaataatagaaaGGTAATTTAGGaagagaattattattattagacaAAACGATAGAGCACAGCCATAAAAGTTGAGCATATACTAAGGAAGCAAAGATATAGTCCTCAATATCAAGGTTTTTTTGGTAGTAGAAACAACATGATTTTTcagaaaaatgtttcaaaaattaaaataggaacATGTCCCTTTGGGACAGTTTTCGATTTTAACAGTGcttatatttttatgagaaaatcaatATTTCAGTGTATTATGAACCTGGCCCATTTcatggaaaaattttcaacaccACTTCCAGGAAAGTGTTATAACAAACACGGTACggcattttcatttttcagttTCTGAAAACAAAAATCAGTTCTTATTGGTGTTATCAAACATGTGTGTTTCTTTGATCTAATTTTGTTCAGACCAATCTTAAAATGGTCAAAATTTCCCACTAAAACTATCACAATCTGAATCTGAATCTGAATCCTTCAATGTCTTTCTAGTTTATATCATGTTAGAGTGTATCCAAATGCAACAAATAGATGAAGAAAACACAATGCCTCATCATACTGAGAAAACAGATGATAATCTCACTGAAACTGCTATGATTTAAGCACCCAACTCATTTCAGaattcttaaacaaaaaaataattttaaatactttaattcaCACATcacaaaatatctgaaaattcttaaaataataaaataataataataatttgataaagaaaaaatcatcaaatgaaAAACAACAACCAGTAAGCACaggtgtttgaaaccattaccTGAGTGGCCCCTAAGGAGGCCTTGGAAAGGGCAATAATCTCGGAACCATTTCCTCTGATAACAGTTGGCCTAAGTCCAACCAGCTCCAGACAAGCCTTCAACCGGAAACCGGTAGCGCCGGCGGCTACCGGGTCCAGCACCCAGGGCCTTCCAGACTGAGTTGCGAACTCGGCGGCCGACTTCATAGCCGGAAGCCAGGCGTCGGAGAGTGTGCCGACGTTGATGAGGAGGGCGTTGGCCTGAGGAGTGAAGTCGGGGATTTCTTGGAGGGAGTGGAGCATCGCGGGAGAAGCGCCGGCGGCCAAGAGAGTGTTGGCCATCAGATCCATGGAGACGAAGTTGGTGATGCATTGGATGAGAGGTGACTGCCGCCGTACGGCGGAGAGGGCCCTCCAGGCCTTCTGCGCCCATTCGTTTTGGGCTTCTTCTTTGGGTCTGTCCTCTTCTGCCATGTTCTCTCTGCTCATTACCTGATTACTCggattattttatattttacaccattttttttttttttgggagaattgtgttttaaaAAGGGGAAGTTGTGTTTTAGGAGACCCATATGAAAGGTTATATGGGAATGAAACCCATAGAACCTGGAAAACGGGCTTTGCCCATTAATGAtcagaatattatttttttttgtgcactAATTACTGTTTGGAAATGTTATTCCAAAATTgcccttttgttttccttgtcaGCAGCCACCACGGTCTCCATGTAAGCAGCCATTGGTCTCCAAAATATTCCATGTAATAAACACTCAAATCTGAACTAAGAAGAAGCCGATCAGAGGAAACACAACATGAGGTATGTGGGTCTCCGTTAAGTGGGTTTCCACCTTCAAGGAGTAATCCTGTAATTTTTCCTCAGaaaaggtgaagaagaagatcatTTCTGCTGGTACAAATTTCCACTTTCAAGGAGTAATCCtgtcttcttcttcaccttttttgaggaaaaattaataatagtgGTACCAGCAGAAAACCATTTAAATTCAACACTTCATCCCCAAATCAAATCAGAAGACTCTTCTATAACCCACCCAACTCACTATCTTGGTCCTGTAAACAAAGAACACTTAATTTGTTAGTCACAACACTCTTGAACCCTGTATTCTTAAAGTTTCCCTAAACCGAATCCTCATTGTGTAACAAAAAAGGAAGCTTATCTAAGTAAATATTGGTTGCAAATTAACTTAACACTCTTCCTGAAGCATGAGACTAAACCACAACCTAGATAAAAAGATAGCAAAATAAAAGAGTTAGCTTTTTCACTGTAATTTCCAGATTTCTTATCCATATTAGATAGTTCAACATCGTTCCATACTTGTTTCTAAATCATTTCCTCATGTGTAGTTCCATTTTGAGAAATCATCTATGGTCATTTCTCAAGCATGTTTCCTGTGAACATATCATTGGAAGCAATGCATcccaaaatatcaaataatctagaaaaataataaacctTACTTTTGCATAAGTAGAGTAGAATATGAAGATTGTTGTTAGTTTCAAAATGGATATGGATTCTTCATGAATGTTCTATAGCCAGGCATCCAATAGGCTAACCACTCATAGGGGGAAGTGGCCTGCATAAAATAGTTTTGCTGAACATTCCAATATTATGATTTCTTACTGCTTTTGTTGAGTCATTTCCAATACCATTTCCTACTTCTTTCTTGTTCCTTTATTGGATGCCTCCACATTGTTTTCCTCAAAACTTTGAGGGAAAATTCTCCCTTTTAGGTGTGGGTTTGAGGATTTTGATGAACATTTCAGCATTTGTAGCCCATTCTTCCGATGACCTAGGTCAAGTTTTGGCATAACGAGTAAATTTGAGAATGTGTTTTTGGGAGacaatctcatttttttcacatGGGTTTGAATTTGATTGATGATTTGGTGAGCATTTCTTAACTATATGGCTACTCATGAAATGACCCATGTAAACTTATGACTGTATCTGTGGGAAAAAAGGTCTTAGATTAGATAATTTTGCTAACCATTTCTCCAATACATGGCCATCCATACAAAGGTCCACTTCCAAGTTTTGGAACAACATGAACATTTCAGTGTATTTTTGGGAAAGTAGATAAAAAAGGCTCTCTTTTACATATGGGGTCgaaattgatttgatgattttggtgAGCACCTCTCAATTATAGAACCAGTCATCCAATGACCCACCTCAAGTTAAGgcacaataataatattttagaaggtAATTTTGGGAAGTAGTCTCGTtttttagggactgtaccttaggtactaccttagtggctttaaggtactaccttagtggcctttaggtactaccttaagggcccctaggtactatcttagctaaacctcaactcaacctctccaaagCCTTCGGCCTTCCTCTCCTACCCTTACACCATCCccttatgtgcttctcttgagtgctcaagtggtccccaagtgctttttagggattgtaccttaggtactaccttagtggccttgaggtactaccttagtggcctttaggtactaccttaaggccccctaggtactaccttagctaaacctcaactcaacctctccaaagCCTCGGGCCTTCCTCTCCTATCCTTACACCATCCCCTTATGTGcttgagtgctcaagtggtccccAAGTGCTTGttagggactgtaccttaggtactaccttagtggccttgaggtactaccttagtggcctttaggtactaccttaagggcccctaggtactacattagctaaacctcaactcaaccttTCCCACGCCTCGggtcttcatttgtgacccttagaccatgccattatatgctcctcttgagtcctcaagtggtccaccaatggttttttgctactgttccttaggtactaccttaatggcttttaggtactaccttagtggccttcaggtactaccttaagggaccctaggtactaccttagctaaacttcaactcaaccttttccaagcctcgggtcttcctttctaacccttagaccatgccattatgtgcttctcttgagtcctcaagtggtccaccaatggttttttgctactgttccttaggtactaccttaatggcctttaggtactaccttaagggaccctaggtactaccttagctagacttcaactcaacctctcccaagcctcgggtcttcctttctaacccttagaccatgccattatatgcttctcttgagtcctcaagtggtccaccaatggttttttgggattgtagtttaggtactaccttaagagcccttaggtactaccttaagggaccttaagTACTATCTTAgtagctaaacttgaactctACTTCTCCCAAGCCTCaagtcttcctttgtgacccttatactatgccattatgtggttctcatGTGTGTTCAAGTGGTttacctttggttttttgggactgtagcttaggtactaccttaagagcccttaggtattaccttaatatCCCTTAGGTACTGTCTTAAGGGTCCTTAGCTACTACCTTATCTAATGTTTGGTTTTTTGTGACTGGCTTGTTGGTTCAAGTGGGTTTTCCCCATTTTATGCCATCTCTCTCGGTTTGGTACTTCTATCATGCTACATTGAACTTGCCATGTCAAAATTGATGATTCAGTGAAACCTTCTACACATACCAGATATAGGATTCTTAGTGCCTGATTTGTGTTCTAATACCGATATCTATTCATATTTGCATCTACTTAGTGAATTTATTCTATCATATGGTATTATGTAAGACTTGGCTTTCTTGctaaattttttcaataattctttGTTCAGGGAAAATCAACTAATCCTGTGACTAAAGTAGAGCTTGGAAGGGCTACTTGGACTTTTCTCCATACTCTTGCAGCTCAGGTTTGTTTAAACTTGTTGCTTTGGAGGTTTGGATATGATTTTGACATTATCAATCGGTTGACTTCTACTTAGGTCTCAACAGTCAATTGTTATTTACTTCAAATCAATCTAATTTGGACAATCTTGATGCAAAACTAATCTAAGCAACTTAAAAGCAAAACCACTGTATTTGATAATCTTTGCCATAATAGTTTATCTGAGCTTGAATTTTAAACACTATTTCTGAAGTATGTTAACAGCTTCATGTACTTTCACTTGTCAAACTTGGTAATTTGTGATTTAGGAAAAATGTAACAATTTTGCACTATCAGAGTCTATGAACTTTCAATTAAGGCAAATAAATCTGTGTCTTGGGTCTTAATACTATTCGAATGCATTTAGTTATTTACCTTGAGTCAGCTTTGAGCATAATGGGAAGGCAGAAGTTTTAATGTCTCTGTATGCTTTTGTAGTAACTTAGTAACCTCCCATATTACATGTAAATCCTCTATGTATGAGAATGGTTGTACACTTGGATTATATGCTGCATAACTCGGCTGCTATTGCTAGTTTGTATCTGTTGCCTCATGAAAACTTTTAGtttcaaatataaaactatCTTGATTGATTTGTGCTAGTATGTAAGCAAATACAGTGTACTGGAAGATAACTTCAATCCTTACATGCACCTGTGTCAGAATAAAATGCTATATTATTTCATGATTGTTTTCTTGATCCTTCAAAGTAGATTGAATTTTCAGAAAGTTTTTCAACTTTTCAGTTTCCATTAGTAAAGCCATTGGTATGGTCTTTAGAAGGATTTAAGTTGGGTTTAAATCAAATGCCTAAATGCACAAGGAGAAGGCCAAGATGTGGCTGGAGTTGATGGGAAAATGTTCCATTCCACATCTCTAACCAAGTATGACATCTGCATTCTGAAATGGGTGAAACTAGATGGAGTATATCCAATTGGTAGGGAAAAATCATCATTGATCATTTTAATGTTAAAGGTCGATGTGTATATGAATGTATGGTTATATAGACAGAAATAGATATATGGATAACCAAAGATTTAGTGATATATTTCATAGTTATGGTAAACCAGAGCAGAGCACATGATTAGGCCAATACTAGTTCATTCACATTCTAGTGGACAACCAAAACATCTTCTGAAATAGGTGGGACCAATTTCCTGCTTTCTCACTTGATGAGCAACTCAGGTGAATCCTTAATGCGGAATGTTTCTTTCAGCTTAAATGATCAGGTTTTCTGTGATTTGTTGATTTAAGTATACCTTAGTTGGTTTTTTCTAGGTAtggaaatattttgtttcctgaGCATATTATGCTTGAAGTTTCAGATGTGGAACTTGGAATAAGatcaaataaatggaaatagtacttatctaaactaaaaatatagcatTGTCCCTAATATTTTTGGGGTCTAGCATGCAGATTGGACTCTTTCGTTCACTTTATCTAGGTTATAATGTAATACTTAATACAAAAATCCCACCACTCATTTattgatcaataaaaatccTCTGAAACCAAAATGATTAATTAACTTATCAAGCATAAATACATGCAGAAATGtactaaaattttctaaaaatttatggTCGATTTACTGAAAGTTTAGGAGAAAAATGTGAAACCTGAATGTCCTTCCTCTGTTTCTACTGCCTATGTACAAGAAAACATTGCAGGGCCTCTATAataatcatttaatttatttgtttacacTTGTTTAATTTCTCTGAGGTGAATTAAGTTAAATATGGAGTTTGTGAGGTGGAGTTAGGTGTCTTGTACATGTCTTGTATTATGTATCTTTGCATCCTGTTGTGAAAATGAATTCGTTTGCGAATTGGATGagaaaaagttattaaatatgaaGGGAAGTAGCAAAAGAAGCTATTGGTTTCAGCTATGACTAAAGagagaaaaactatttttgaatttgaatttttattgtCAGTACAAAAGCTATTTGTGAATTTGAATTCCTATTGTCATTGAAGGACGTTATAGCAGTAAGCTGTTatacgtgtgtgtgtgtgtgtgtgtgtttgtttgtATGACAATTCACAATTCACAATCTAGGAAGAAAGTAAGAGCATAATTTTATGGTTCACCTGAAGCATTGTTCCTATTCTGTATTAAGAAAACTGACATAATTGCATTTGGCGTGCATATGGCAATATTATCTCGTTGTTGCCATAGCATTAGAGGCTGCATTTGTCCTTTAGAATCGATTCAGTGTAGAATAAATGGTGTCACTAGCAGAAGTGAGGTTGAAAGGTGTTGGTTGAAAGTGCAGATTTAATGGTGCAGAATAAACCAGAACTGCCTAATCAACATGCGAGTTGGTTTTGTTTGTGTTAATTTGTAATTGTTTTGTGTTTCAACAACCTTAATAAACCAATATTTCCCTGTAAGAGAGTTGATGCAAGGTGGGGCAAGCTGGACAGCGAGCTGCGTGCATGTTATCTGCAAGGAACTCCAGATTTTGGTGAGGGATCACATTAACATAATTACCAGAAACCATCAACTGATgttattgtttgattttcagTGTTACTATTGCAAATAATAACAGtcatttgaaattaattaatatagGAAATCATCTGAATGTCTTGTATAACTCTCTTTGCTATTGTATAAAACAGAATCAGTTTTCCTTAACTATTTCAAGGATAATTTCAACAATGGTTGTGAACAACTGGTTTTTTCTTAACAACCAACCAGAccccaatttccaaaatgagaagaacaaaaaaaatgactcaATAGTAGAACCTACAAATCTAATGTGCTATGTTGAAACTAAATTGCCTGAAGTTGAAGCTTCTGCTTAATTATCTGTGGTTGGAAATGGAGAGGCATGACCAAATTTCAGTATATATGCAGTCTCATAAACAAGGTGGAGTTGCAAAATCGCTTGAGCATCCAAATATGCATCGCATGAGAAACACCAAACCGATAAATCACTGTTCACAAATTCAaaaaaggaaactaattatATTGGTGTAGAGCTTACAGCCGATGATGTCAAACAAGCAGTTGAACTTGTTTTTTCATTTAGCTCATCCCCAGAACTCTGAACACCAACCAATAACTGGTGCGGGGCCGGGAACAGtctatgaagaaaataatattcaCATTCCCCTCAGACTATATTTAAGAGGGTtaatcaaattgccttcaaACCCGTGGTGTGCCAGGAACACCTTTCTTTGGCTTTTTAGCACATCCAGTACTAGTCTCACATGACAAAACCTACAGCACCCTTTTCACTAATATCAAGGACTTACTTCTCTAGATCATCTTTTGTTGCCCCAGCTTCAGAAGCCTAGCCAATGAGAAAAGAGAGTCCATCTCAAATGCTGAGTCCcattaatcattatatattacacaatatttaaaaagtaaaaaaatcgAGTAATTTCAACACAAGTTAGCTATGATGCATATCAAGACATCCGCAACAAGCATTCCAATTAAAGAAACTTAAATGTAACATGAGGTTGCCAAGAAAGGAGGACTTAAGGCTTTGATAAGATAAGTCTTTACTTTTAAGAACACAGTAATTGGAAGTGTtccaaattacaaaataatattggCTAccaaaaaactatatattttgataCGCTCGgaatgaattaattaaagagCACCAAGCAAGAGGGGCACCAGAAGTACATGGGATATACAAAAGGGCATAAAAAAGCAGAGACGAGACAAAAACAACTCTAATATTtacaacccaaccaatcaataaaatcaaacacaaaagaacaactaatatttATTACCAAAAGTAATAACAATAAGGATACAGGAAtacaaaattacaatcaaacaaaagaaactaaTATTCCATCTAATATTTTCTCCTTCGTATAAGAGTTTCTAAGATCCAAATGGAGGTTtaggataaaaatataaaataaaaatggaccACAAAGGAAAGCTTCATTATTAAATCTCTTTATGGATagctaaaaaataaagaagggaCAACATTTCAAGTAGGATGTGCATGGgcctaatttttttcttatcatattattattattattttttcgaTAAGTTTTTGTTTACttatcatattatttaaattagtaAAAGTAATAAgacttatatttttaatttttattgttaaaattaataaaacttgggattgatatttttaaaactctttgaaagatttttctaattttttttttcaattctacaAGGCCAAATGATATAGACGATCTACAAAAACAGTATGGATAAACAAATCAACTAATAATGAAGTAGAATAACAATACGAAATACTGTgaaataggaaaaaagaaataagagaactttataaaatataaaaaaaacggGTATAAGAACTTTATGAATGAGGAAAATGAGTATATTGGCCACCGCAAAAGTTTGATGAGATActaatagttttttttcctttttgaattaTCAAGATTCAATTTCTCGAACAAATTCTCACAAGATTTCTAGCTCACATAGTTTTTacttcataatataaataatagcaataataatacacaaataaataaaatctattcACCAAGCCTAATTCAATCTTATATTGAACCTTTTTGACTTGTTTTggaacatttttaaaaactatattcaTGGAAtagaagtttatttgaaaatttggaatattCTCCTATCATTTTTTGtgtttccaaatatttcttaaaattaacttatttatggtattttattttcagTTATTCTTCGTAttcatacaattattttttataataaccCCCCATAAAACAACCAAAAGCAATATAAATACGTTATCATAATAAGACAACCCATTTTTAGAacagatttaatttttttttttttttgccaaatgTGCTTTTAAATTTGAGCAAAAATTCCAAGGCTGATGATATTTCTTCTTGAAAAAAGTCAGAGCCATATCAATAGTAGTTTCCCTTTCCAATCAAAATGAgaaattgtttctaaaatttaattttgatctcctatgataagaaaattaaatcaaGCTAGGGGTATGATTTCCTTTATTGAACCTGTTGcttctcccttttcttttcatagATCACCACCATGAAACAAGACTTAAACCATCATAATCAAGCGATCCCTGCAAAACAGAGCTATGAGCAACTCCTTGTCAGAAAGGAACTATCATTTACAAAAGCAACAATCCTTtctgataaaatattatgaaatccCAGGAGAACATATTCAAGAGACACCATAAAGTTGATTTCAGAAAGACAAAGGTGCCTCACATCAATTGTTACATTTTACAAAGACACGTAAATAGATTTAAGGATTGCCAAAGAACTACTAATTTACTTATTGAAGAACTTAGAGCATTGAAATTGGACTGGAAGAAGAAACCAAGCCAAAATAATCTAAAGCTGGCATTCTCTTCCAGTGGGGCACATCTATATATACCTGACACTCTCAATTAATAGGAAACACATTTGATGAATATCTCACAAGACAtcctgtagacccccatttggggctcgtTTTTCAGCAGCTCATTTTTAGCCAGGTGTCACTATCCCAGCGGGCCACGTGTCACATCCTTAGTGGCCATAAGGAATCAACCTCGCTTTTTGAAGCTGCAGTAGGACTTTCACACGTGGAGGAGCTTTCTGGAAGGGGGTCCCGCAGGCCGTCAGGAGGCGTGGATGAGAGAGAAGGAAAGGTGGCTGTAGAAGGGGTGGTGTAGGAAAAGTGGCTACTGCAGAGATCGTTGGAGGTGACAGCATTGTAGTGGTACAGGAAAGTGGCTACTgcagagatcgtgggaggtgACATCATGGTAGAGGAGCAGAGGGTTTTTTGCTTTTGAGAGGACACCAAAAGGAGATAGTAGTGTAGGGGAGtgaagagagttttttttttttttttttttttttttttttttttttctgggagTTCTGAGAAAAAGGAGTATGGAGGGAACTTGAAGAGGAAGCTAAGAATAGAAGAGCATGGAGTTGCTGGGGAGTCCAGGACATAGAGCTGAGAAGGGAGATTTCCAGGTAtgaccatttgtttttttttgtatattttccattttttttagacTGTCCAGGTCTGATTCTCagtgttttttttcatttctgctTGTTGGGTTGTTCTGTTTTTGGTGATTATTGATTGAATATTGGAAGAGTTTGCTGTGTTTTATGCCCTATTCTGACGAGTATTTTTCCATCTTAACTCACTGTATGTTGGACCCATggataaaatgatgaaatgggtCCAATATGCGGGTTAAAGTCttcatgttcttcttcttgttgctaTCCTGTTATctcattgttttcttttcctccctgAGTGCATACTCAAGGCTCCAAAGTCTCAGCTGCTTTCCGTGAAGCTTCAAGGTTCTTAACCTTGTGGCTAGAATCTGGGTTTTCAATGATGATTAGAATAGACCTTTTTAGTTTTCTCCAAGCTTCCACAATTATTAAACACCCGAGGTTGCATGCTATCCTTCACTCCTTCACATACCCATTTAACCTTACCACCaagggaagaattctgtccagATGACATCCCCCCCTTCTCTGGATGTCTCGCATTCGGAATCCTATCCGACCGACATTCCACCTCCTttggatgtctcacatccgaaatCCTATCCGGCCGACATCccccttctccggatgtctcgcATCCGGAATCCTGTCCGACCGACATTCCACCtcctccggatgtctcacatccggaatcctATCCGGCCGACGTCCCCCCATTCTCCGGATGTCTCGCATCCTGAATCTTATCCGGCCAACGCCCACCTtttccggatgtctcacatctgGAACCCTATCCGGCCAATGCCCACTTTCTCCGGATGTATCACATCCGGAATCCTGTCCGGCCAAAGTCCCACCTTCTTCGGATGCCACAcattcggaattctgtccgctgacgttccaccttctccggatgtctcacatccggaatctTGTCCGGCCGAAATccaaccttctccggatgtctcgcATCCGGAATCCTATCCGACCGAAGTCCCACCTTCTCTGGATGCCTCGCATCCGGAATTTTGTCCGCCAACATCCTACCTTcttcggatgtctcacatccggcgcctgacgccggatgggagaggggggcgattcaacttcccccgtcagacatgtccggatcctcgttttataacttttttttttttttttaaaccatttcAAAGCATCctatctttcatccttagagtttttaagatcacccaagagtcttatttccaataaaattttgctgtcatctttctttctggcaagcaattttcacaaCTCTTCtgtcttttaaaatgttttgaaataagcatAGATTCAAtcccgtaattccgaataatagagtttatggaattaattcatgcaaaaataaacgggctttggtggggggccccacataagtgACTTTatacttgattgattgattgatttagttgccatgcatgattgtttctattttggcctatgacatgcttgaaattgttctttaattgtgcactaacctcacttcttgatagcgcattgtggctcgttgcccaggtacgcacctaCTTTTACTCTGGTCATTGTCTAagcatattttgattctcacatgtgcatgatttattttgggtactcattgatttactcgttcattgccatgattgcttcattttattagtagagacccgactttaggggcttagaggggtgctacggtctttaccgtacc
It encodes:
- the LOC117914027 gene encoding hydroxyethylthiazole kinase gives rise to the protein MSRENMAEEDRPKEEAQNEWAQKAWRALSAVRRQSPLIQCITNFVSMDLMANTLLAAGASPAMLHSLQEIPDFTPQANALLINVGTLSDAWLPAMKSAAEFATQSGRPWVLDPVAAGATGFRLKACLELVGLRPTVIRGNGSEIIALSKASLGATQGVDSIHESVDAMECAKSLAKASGAIVAVSGAVDIVTDGRQVVGARNGVAMMQRITATGCSVTALIAAFVAVDPLHALEATVLALSVFGVAGEMGMEMAKGPASLRMHLIDSLYGLDQAAVLSRINITSLS